A single Streptomyces sp. Edi2 DNA region contains:
- a CDS encoding sodium:solute symporter family protein yields the protein MNATVSTAVFGGFMVLTVALGLLAVRGRGSGGGLAEWSVGGRSLGTVFIWVLMAGESYTSFSYLGAAGWGYNYGAPVLYVLAYMSCGYALGYVVGPMLWAYARRHQLVGITDMVAHRYRAPWLGAAVAVLATVCLLPYIQLQITGMGVVVSTISYGAISLNWAYFIAFAVTTAFVVISGLRGSAWVSVLKDVLVIGTLGFLAVYVPLHYFGGYGPFLDRIVAEKPQWLTFPGHASGGLGPVWFITTTVVNSLTVVIFPTTVAGYLGARNADVLRRNALYLPFYNVLLFVPMLLGMAALFVVPGLVGADSNLALFKLVVDSLPAWAVGLTGVAAALSSIVPMAVFMLVIGTMWGRSVLGARANRDTGAGAGDGEVSGDGGRRTADGRQKLWSQVVVVVAGALALLLTYTAPDTLVRLSLISYEGMAQLVPMLLLGLVWRRLTLRAAVSGLVAGFALVCVLVFGGHDPVWGMNAGIVALAVNVAVALGVTWLGPRDADARPDAEVLALDDEFPRDGALPRDGAAGPTASS from the coding sequence ATGAACGCCACCGTATCCACCGCGGTCTTCGGCGGTTTCATGGTGCTCACCGTCGCCCTCGGCCTGCTCGCGGTGCGCGGGCGGGGCTCCGGCGGGGGACTGGCCGAATGGTCGGTGGGCGGCCGGAGCCTGGGGACCGTCTTCATCTGGGTGCTGATGGCGGGCGAGAGCTATACGAGCTTCAGCTACCTCGGCGCGGCCGGCTGGGGCTACAACTACGGCGCCCCGGTGCTCTACGTCCTGGCCTATATGTCCTGCGGCTATGCGCTCGGGTACGTGGTCGGGCCGATGCTGTGGGCCTACGCCCGCCGCCACCAGCTGGTCGGCATCACCGACATGGTCGCGCACCGCTACCGGGCGCCCTGGCTCGGCGCCGCCGTCGCGGTCCTGGCCACCGTCTGCCTGCTGCCGTACATCCAGCTGCAGATCACCGGCATGGGCGTGGTCGTCTCCACCATTTCCTACGGCGCCATCAGCCTCAACTGGGCCTATTTCATAGCCTTCGCCGTCACCACCGCCTTCGTCGTGATCAGCGGTCTGCGCGGCAGCGCCTGGGTGTCGGTGCTCAAGGATGTCCTCGTCATCGGCACCCTCGGCTTCCTCGCGGTCTATGTGCCGCTGCACTACTTCGGCGGCTACGGGCCGTTCCTGGACCGGATCGTCGCCGAGAAGCCGCAGTGGCTGACCTTCCCGGGCCATGCGTCGGGCGGACTGGGCCCGGTCTGGTTCATCACCACCACCGTCGTCAACTCCCTGACGGTGGTGATCTTCCCGACGACCGTGGCGGGCTATCTGGGCGCCCGCAACGCCGATGTGCTGCGCCGTAACGCGCTCTATCTCCCCTTCTACAACGTGCTGTTGTTCGTGCCGATGCTGCTGGGTATGGCGGCGCTGTTCGTGGTGCCCGGGCTGGTGGGCGCGGACTCCAATCTCGCGCTGTTCAAGCTGGTGGTGGACTCCCTTCCGGCCTGGGCCGTGGGGCTGACCGGGGTGGCCGCCGCCCTCTCCTCCATCGTGCCGATGGCCGTTTTCATGCTGGTCATCGGCACGATGTGGGGGAGGAGCGTGCTGGGGGCGCGCGCGAACCGTGACACCGGGGCCGGGGCCGGGGACGGGGAGGTTTCCGGAGACGGCGGACGGCGGACGGCGGACGGGCGGCAGAAGCTGTGGTCGCAGGTGGTCGTGGTGGTGGCCGGGGCGCTGGCGCTGCTGCTGACCTACACCGCCCCCGACACCCTCGTCCGGCTGTCCTTGATCTCGTACGAGGGCATGGCACAGCTCGTGCCGATGCTGCTGCTGGGGCTGGTGTGGCGGCGGCTGACGCTTCGCGCCGCGGTGAGCGGCCTGGTGGCGGGCTTCGCTCTCGTCTGTGTCCTGGTCTTCGGGGGACACGACCCGGTCTGGGGGATGAACGCGGGGATCGTCGCGCTCGCCGTGAATGTGGCGGTGGCGCTCGGGGTCACCTGGCTGGGGCCGCGCGATGCGGATGCCAGGCCGGACGCCGAGGTCTTGGCGCTGGACGACGAGTTCCCCCGGGACGGTGCCCTGCCGCGGGACGGGGCGGCCGGCCCTACGGCGTCGTCGTGA
- a CDS encoding SCO0930 family lipoprotein: MSTRRRAGLAAAAVATLALTAACGSSANQSAGTATTDNVQPAGQGTSDYGYGSSGGAGGQAGGDSGGKAPQAAPSAGELALHQDTELGPVVTDAKGMTLYRFDKDTADPSKSNCSGSCATTWPVVPADGATAPAGIDKSKLGSVTRADGTKQLTIGGWPAYRYAKDTKPGDTKGQGVGGTWNALAADGKKAGAQKPGDVSVFDHPQLGSILVDNMGRTLYRFNKDSAWPMKFGCNDACLDTWKPAKPADRSKLNGIAPKLISTVTRPDGTRQLAVDCWPVYWFTGDKQPGDINGQGKMGLWFAVSKEGKKITTTP, translated from the coding sequence ATGAGCACTCGACGTCGTGCGGGTCTCGCGGCCGCGGCGGTCGCCACCCTGGCCCTGACCGCCGCCTGCGGCAGCAGCGCCAACCAGAGCGCCGGCACCGCCACCACCGACAACGTCCAGCCCGCCGGGCAGGGCACCAGCGACTACGGCTACGGGTCCTCCGGCGGCGCGGGAGGCCAGGCGGGCGGCGACAGCGGCGGCAAGGCCCCGCAGGCCGCGCCCAGCGCCGGCGAGCTGGCCCTGCACCAGGACACCGAGCTCGGCCCGGTCGTCACCGACGCCAAGGGCATGACCCTCTACCGCTTCGACAAGGACACCGCGGACCCGTCCAAGTCCAACTGCTCCGGCTCCTGCGCCACGACCTGGCCGGTGGTCCCCGCCGACGGCGCCACCGCCCCGGCCGGTATCGACAAGAGCAAGCTGGGCTCGGTCACCCGCGCCGACGGCACCAAGCAGCTCACCATCGGCGGCTGGCCCGCCTACCGCTACGCCAAGGACACCAAGCCCGGCGACACCAAGGGCCAGGGCGTGGGCGGCACCTGGAACGCGCTGGCCGCCGACGGCAAGAAGGCCGGCGCCCAGAAGCCCGGCGACGTCTCGGTGTTCGACCACCCGCAGCTCGGCTCGATCCTCGTCGACAACATGGGCCGCACCCTCTACCGCTTCAACAAGGACAGCGCCTGGCCGATGAAGTTCGGCTGCAACGACGCCTGCCTGGACACCTGGAAGCCCGCCAAGCCGGCCGACCGCTCCAAGCTCAACGGCATCGCCCCCAAGCTCATCTCCACCGTCACCCGCCCCGACGGCACCCGCCAGCTGGCCGTCGACTGCTGGCCGGTCTACTGGTTCACCGGCGACAAGCAGCCCGGTGACATCAACGGCCAGGGCAAGATGGGCCTGTGGTTCGCGGTCTCCAAGGAGGGCAAGAAGATCACGACGACGCCGTAG
- a CDS encoding NADH-ubiquinone oxidoreductase-F iron-sulfur binding region domain-containing protein, which produces MTAPAPTRPLPVVPGPAEPVPTLASFGPPRLLAGLDEMPRMGRVAHLSRHGGLPQLSSTELVALAEDIDLRGRGGAGFPFARKLTAVMDGMRKADGKGAVVVNGSEGEPSCLKDTALLLHAPHLMLDGALLAADALGAQEVAIGVTRMDVLKSVQSAIDERGPVRPTLRVTLLTERFVTGEGSAMTNGLGGGAGLPSGRKIRSSERGLNGVPTLLSNTETYAQLAVAARLGALGYRTTGLPTEPGTLLLTVAGSRVVEVPYGVSLARVLALCGMDQGQGVLIGGYHGTFISPTDALTACLSKESLAEYNAVLGAGAVLPLPYDTCPAGETVRVAQWMGAESAGQCGPCVLGLPALAEQLDRAVRGGGAAALEAVQARMRAVEKRGACSHPDGTARFVASALAAFPEEFERHAQGFGCGRPVTGALPVTGSRPLPSTVPQPAPAPSRAVAPPQERLLVDWTLCRGHGLCADVVPGIIKLGPDGYPEKASMPLPARMRRRAQLAVRRCPALALRVQGGS; this is translated from the coding sequence ATGACCGCCCCCGCCCCCACCCGCCCGCTCCCGGTCGTCCCCGGCCCCGCGGAGCCCGTGCCGACCCTGGCGTCCTTCGGCCCGCCCCGCCTGCTGGCGGGGCTCGACGAGATGCCGCGCATGGGCCGGGTGGCGCATCTGTCCCGGCACGGCGGCCTGCCCCAGCTCAGCTCCACGGAGCTGGTGGCGCTGGCCGAGGACATCGACCTGCGCGGCCGGGGAGGTGCGGGCTTCCCCTTCGCCCGCAAGCTCACCGCCGTCATGGACGGGATGCGCAAGGCCGACGGCAAGGGCGCGGTGGTCGTCAACGGCAGTGAGGGCGAGCCCAGTTGCCTCAAGGACACCGCGCTGCTGCTGCACGCCCCGCATCTGATGCTCGACGGCGCCCTGCTGGCCGCCGACGCGCTCGGCGCCCAGGAGGTCGCGATCGGCGTGACCCGCATGGACGTGCTGAAGTCCGTGCAGAGCGCCATCGACGAACGCGGCCCGGTGCGGCCGACGTTACGGGTCACCCTGCTGACCGAACGGTTCGTCACCGGCGAGGGCTCCGCGATGACGAACGGGCTGGGCGGCGGCGCCGGCCTGCCCTCGGGCCGCAAGATCCGCTCCAGCGAGCGGGGGCTGAACGGTGTGCCGACGCTGCTGTCGAACACCGAGACCTACGCCCAGCTCGCCGTGGCCGCCCGGCTCGGAGCGCTCGGCTACCGCACCACGGGCCTGCCCACGGAGCCCGGCACGCTGCTGCTGACGGTCGCCGGCAGCCGGGTGGTGGAGGTGCCCTACGGGGTCTCGCTGGCCCGGGTCCTGGCGCTGTGCGGCATGGACCAGGGGCAGGGCGTGCTGATCGGGGGCTACCACGGCACCTTCATCTCGCCCACCGACGCGCTGACCGCGTGTCTGTCGAAGGAGTCGCTGGCCGAGTACAACGCGGTGCTCGGTGCGGGAGCGGTGCTGCCGCTGCCCTACGACACCTGCCCGGCCGGCGAGACGGTACGCGTCGCGCAGTGGATGGGTGCCGAGTCGGCCGGCCAGTGCGGCCCCTGCGTGCTGGGGCTGCCCGCGCTCGCCGAGCAGCTCGACCGCGCCGTGCGGGGCGGCGGGGCCGCCGCCCTGGAAGCCGTCCAGGCGCGGATGCGGGCGGTCGAGAAGCGCGGCGCCTGCAGCCATCCGGACGGTACCGCGCGCTTTGTCGCCTCGGCTCTGGCCGCCTTCCCCGAGGAGTTCGAGCGGCATGCGCAGGGGTTCGGATGCGGCCGCCCGGTGACCGGTGCCCTGCCGGTCACCGGGAGCCGGCCGCTGCCGTCCACCGTCCCCCAGCCGGCCCCCGCCCCCTCCCGGGCGGTCGCGCCGCCGCAGGAGAGGCTGCTGGTCGACTGGACGCTGTGCCGCGGCCACGGCCTGTGCGCGGATGTGGTGCCCGGCATCATCAAGCTGGGCCCGGACGGCTATCCGGAGAAGGCCAGCATGCCGCTGCCGGCGCGGATGCGGCGCCGGGCGCAGCTCGCGGTGCGCCGCTGTCCGGCACTCGCCCTGCGGGTGCAGGGCGGCAGCTGA